Proteins encoded by one window of Candidatus Sumerlaea chitinivorans:
- a CDS encoding Acriflavin resistance protein, translating into MSQDNHEGSVPFTQRIVSVFLRGNLSVLFIILSLAVGAIALLVTPREEEPQIVVPVADVLISVPGASAQEVEKQVATRLEKLLYQIDGVEYVYSVSRPGMAVVTARFYVGQDRERSLIKLYNKIYSNQDLAPPIVAGWVVKPVEIDDVPIINLTFTSCKLDEFALRRIAEEAESRVQSVPNTGRTYIVGGQPRRALVHLDSGKLAAYGLAISDIERALKATNVSLPAGSFAQGNQQYLVTVGEFIRTTEELRRLVVGVVDNRPVYLSDVATITDGADEPESYCRIRFGPAAHFSRIIGNARAVFDAPTTLSLVCAGDFPAVTLAVAKKKGTNAVWVARAVERAVEEMRGSVIPDDVQVVVTRDYGETANDKVNELVDGLLLAIATVIALLALTLGWREAFIVAVAIPIVYSLTLIVNYMFGYTINRVTLFALILALGLLVDDPIVDVENIYRHLKMRKRPPLDAVLFAVNEVRPPVILATFAVIVSFLPMFFITGMMGPYMRPMAVNVPLAMLMSLVVALTITPWMSYHILKKEAEHASQHAAEHGGHALHEEAEGASPLLTKWFTATLLPFLRHRWMRWALALFIVGMMGFSGLLVLWRKVPLKMLPFDNKNEFQVVVDMPEDTPLEKTAAAADALARYLATVPEVVNVTTYVGVPSPVDFNGLIRQYYFRTAPYYADIRVNLAPKKKREMQSHGILLRLRKRLEEIGNANGALVKLVEVPPGPPVVATITAEIYGEPGLPYSALQESAEQLRQRLAREEAVVDTDSTVEADQPKYVFVVDREKAALSGVSVAEIASTLAAFEQGYTPSMIRSDHEVNPFYIKLRLPRADRSSIERLAAVYVRGMKGNLVQLGEIGKFVLTKEDQSIYHKNLNRVAYVFAETAGRAPAEVILGMQSDLKKNPLPKGTWAVWTGEGEWKITVDVFRDLGLAFAAALFGIYILLVYNTGSYLMPVIIMLSIPLTIIGIMPGFWLLNAISARPVGGFENPVFFTATAMIGMIALAGIVVRNSIILIDFIHIRLSHGVPLWRALVDSVAVRARPIFLTAGAAMLGAWPITLDPIFSGLAWSLIFGLFVSTAFTLLVIPVVYWAVYAKRADHDALPQSG; encoded by the coding sequence ATGAGTCAAGACAACCACGAAGGGTCCGTTCCTTTTACCCAGCGCATTGTTTCAGTTTTTCTCCGGGGCAACCTTTCCGTTTTGTTTATCATTCTTTCATTAGCGGTGGGTGCCATTGCTTTGCTCGTAACTCCACGCGAGGAAGAGCCCCAGATTGTTGTCCCCGTGGCTGACGTCCTGATTTCGGTCCCGGGGGCCTCGGCGCAAGAAGTCGAGAAACAAGTTGCCACGCGCCTCGAGAAACTCCTCTACCAGATTGATGGCGTTGAGTACGTCTACTCGGTTTCCCGACCGGGGATGGCGGTGGTGACGGCACGGTTTTATGTAGGGCAGGATCGCGAGCGCAGTCTGATCAAGCTTTACAACAAGATATATTCCAACCAAGACCTTGCTCCCCCCATCGTTGCTGGGTGGGTGGTGAAACCTGTCGAGATCGACGACGTCCCGATTATCAACCTGACCTTTACGAGCTGCAAACTGGATGAGTTCGCTCTACGGCGAATTGCTGAAGAGGCCGAATCCCGTGTTCAGTCCGTTCCCAATACTGGCCGAACCTACATTGTGGGTGGGCAACCGCGCCGGGCGTTGGTGCATCTCGATTCCGGTAAGCTCGCCGCCTACGGTTTAGCGATCTCTGACATTGAACGCGCCTTGAAAGCGACCAACGTGAGCCTGCCAGCCGGCAGTTTTGCCCAAGGCAACCAGCAATATTTGGTTACGGTTGGTGAGTTTATCCGGACCACGGAGGAACTGCGTCGCCTTGTCGTCGGAGTCGTGGACAATCGCCCGGTTTATCTCTCTGACGTAGCGACGATCACCGACGGTGCCGACGAACCCGAATCTTATTGTCGAATTCGTTTCGGGCCGGCTGCCCATTTCAGCCGGATCATTGGAAACGCCCGCGCGGTCTTTGATGCCCCCACCACCTTGTCGCTCGTATGCGCTGGAGATTTTCCCGCCGTGACCCTTGCGGTGGCCAAGAAGAAAGGGACAAATGCAGTATGGGTGGCTCGGGCGGTAGAGCGCGCGGTCGAAGAAATGCGTGGCTCCGTCATTCCGGACGATGTGCAGGTCGTCGTAACGCGCGACTATGGCGAAACCGCGAATGACAAAGTTAACGAGCTCGTGGACGGCCTCCTCCTTGCCATTGCCACCGTGATCGCCCTGTTAGCCCTCACTCTCGGTTGGCGCGAAGCGTTTATCGTCGCGGTCGCTATCCCCATTGTCTACTCACTCACTCTGATCGTGAACTACATGTTTGGTTACACGATCAACCGCGTCACCCTCTTCGCCCTGATTCTCGCACTAGGGCTATTAGTGGATGACCCGATTGTAGACGTCGAGAATATCTACCGTCACCTGAAGATGCGCAAACGTCCTCCACTGGACGCCGTGCTGTTTGCCGTCAACGAAGTGCGGCCTCCTGTGATTTTAGCCACGTTTGCGGTCATCGTGTCGTTCTTGCCCATGTTCTTTATCACCGGCATGATGGGCCCCTACATGCGCCCCATGGCGGTGAATGTGCCTCTGGCCATGCTCATGTCCCTTGTTGTGGCCCTCACGATCACGCCGTGGATGAGCTATCACATTCTCAAGAAGGAGGCCGAGCATGCCTCTCAGCACGCTGCGGAGCACGGCGGCCACGCATTACACGAAGAGGCAGAAGGGGCCTCACCTCTACTCACCAAGTGGTTTACAGCTACCCTATTGCCGTTCCTTCGTCACCGATGGATGCGCTGGGCGCTCGCCTTGTTTATTGTTGGCATGATGGGGTTTAGCGGCCTACTGGTTCTGTGGCGAAAAGTGCCTCTAAAGATGCTTCCCTTCGATAATAAGAACGAGTTCCAAGTGGTCGTAGATATGCCTGAAGACACGCCGCTGGAGAAGACTGCCGCCGCCGCCGACGCCTTGGCTCGCTACCTTGCGACTGTGCCCGAGGTTGTCAACGTCACCACTTACGTGGGCGTGCCTTCGCCTGTGGATTTCAATGGTCTGATTCGTCAGTATTACTTCCGGACTGCTCCCTATTACGCCGATATCCGCGTCAATCTTGCACCCAAAAAGAAACGCGAGATGCAAAGCCATGGCATTTTGCTGCGGCTTCGCAAGCGACTGGAAGAGATCGGCAACGCCAATGGGGCGCTCGTAAAACTTGTCGAGGTGCCTCCCGGCCCACCCGTCGTGGCCACGATCACGGCTGAGATCTATGGCGAGCCGGGATTGCCCTATTCAGCCTTGCAGGAGAGCGCGGAGCAATTGCGGCAGCGATTAGCCCGCGAAGAGGCGGTGGTGGACACAGACTCGACCGTGGAGGCCGATCAGCCGAAATACGTTTTCGTGGTAGATCGCGAGAAAGCTGCCCTGAGTGGTGTGTCCGTGGCAGAGATCGCCTCGACCCTTGCTGCGTTTGAGCAAGGCTATACGCCCAGCATGATTCGCTCCGACCACGAGGTAAACCCTTTCTATATCAAGCTGCGTCTGCCTCGGGCGGACCGCAGTTCGATCGAACGGCTTGCCGCAGTTTACGTGCGCGGCATGAAGGGCAACCTTGTCCAGCTTGGGGAGATTGGCAAGTTTGTGCTTACCAAAGAGGACCAATCCATATACCACAAGAACCTGAATCGCGTGGCGTACGTCTTTGCTGAAACGGCTGGGCGGGCTCCCGCGGAGGTCATCCTCGGGATGCAGAGTGATCTTAAGAAAAACCCGCTCCCAAAGGGAACGTGGGCTGTCTGGACCGGCGAGGGAGAGTGGAAAATCACGGTGGATGTTTTCCGGGATCTGGGTCTTGCCTTTGCAGCCGCACTCTTCGGTATCTACATCCTGCTTGTGTATAACACAGGCTCGTACCTGATGCCGGTGATCATCATGCTTTCGATCCCACTCACCATCATTGGCATCATGCCCGGTTTCTGGCTATTGAACGCGATTAGTGCGCGGCCGGTGGGTGGGTTCGAGAACCCTGTGTTCTTTACAGCGACTGCGATGATTGGTATGATTGCCCTCGCGGGCATCGTTGTGCGCAATTCGATCATTCTCATTGATTTTATTCATATCCGATTGAGTCACGGCGTGCCACTTTGGCGCGCGCTGGTGGATAGCGTGGCGGTGCGTGCGCGCCCGATTTTCCTGACGGCTGGGGCGGCCATGCTCGGCGCGTGGCCCATTACCCTCGACCCAATTTTCAGCGGGCTGGCGTGGTCGTTGATATTTGGTCTCTTCGTTTCGACGGCTTTCACCCTGTTGGTAATCCCGGTGGTGTATTGGGCTGTGTATGCAAAACGGGCCGACCACGATGCTCTGCCTCAGTCGGGATGA
- a CDS encoding Efflux transporter, RND family, MFP subunit, AcrA/E family, translating into MAPRTRKLVVAVLLVLGIFLLIGWQTGAFESKIPASTPPLPSTPALAGNVVPVARLDVPMTEEAVGTLQSRHKVDITPRIQAVIEKILVTAGDHVKQGDLLVVLDKRDLEANVGQAEQALKAAEANYRQAVTDHARNMELLQRQVISPQEADNSRLRVEVTSATVGQARRAYEQAKVALSYAEITAPVSGIVTDKYQNTGEMAMPGKPILSLYDPSLVRLEVPVREALVRFLKVRDEVTVRLGADDLLTTGILDEIVPQADVASRSVLVKVLIPNVGSLYTGMFGRLIIPTGTEKILAVPAQAIERVGQLEYVLVPTSHGPERRFVQTGRRFGDKVEVLSGVTDQDRVLIPAEGSKE; encoded by the coding sequence ATGGCACCTCGAACGCGTAAACTGGTGGTAGCGGTCCTTCTTGTGCTTGGTATCTTCCTCCTCATCGGTTGGCAGACTGGAGCTTTTGAGAGCAAAATTCCCGCAAGCACTCCCCCTCTTCCATCTACCCCCGCATTGGCCGGCAACGTGGTTCCTGTCGCACGGCTGGACGTACCCATGACCGAGGAAGCCGTGGGCACGCTGCAAAGTCGGCACAAGGTGGACATCACCCCGCGTATTCAGGCGGTGATCGAGAAGATCCTCGTCACAGCGGGGGACCACGTCAAACAAGGCGATCTGTTGGTGGTTCTCGACAAGCGCGACTTGGAAGCAAACGTCGGCCAAGCCGAACAGGCGCTCAAAGCCGCAGAAGCCAACTATCGGCAGGCAGTGACGGATCATGCCCGCAACATGGAACTCCTGCAGCGTCAAGTCATTTCCCCACAGGAAGCCGATAACTCCCGTTTACGCGTCGAAGTCACTTCGGCAACCGTGGGCCAAGCGCGGCGTGCCTACGAGCAGGCGAAAGTGGCTCTTTCCTATGCGGAAATCACCGCACCCGTCTCAGGAATTGTTACCGACAAGTATCAGAATACCGGCGAAATGGCCATGCCCGGCAAACCCATTCTCTCCCTGTATGACCCATCGCTGGTGCGACTCGAAGTCCCCGTCCGTGAAGCACTCGTGCGATTCTTGAAGGTTCGAGATGAGGTGACGGTTCGCCTTGGGGCAGATGACCTGCTCACAACCGGGATCTTAGACGAGATCGTGCCGCAGGCCGACGTTGCCAGTCGCTCAGTGCTTGTCAAAGTGCTTATCCCCAACGTGGGGAGCCTCTACACGGGTATGTTTGGGCGGCTCATCATCCCAACGGGAACAGAGAAGATCCTTGCGGTTCCTGCTCAGGCGATCGAGCGAGTCGGCCAACTTGAGTACGTCCTTGTTCCGACCTCGCATGGTCCGGAACGTCGTTTTGTCCAGACTGGCCGCCGCTTCGGCGATAAGGTTGAGGTTCTTTCTGGGGTAACCGACCAAGACCGCGTGCTGATTCCAGCGGAGGGGTCCAAAGAATGA
- a CDS encoding ADP-heptose synthase, whose amino-acid sequence MKSDCIREEGEILQRLARTRLLVVGDLICDHYIRGVTERTSPEAPVPIVVVREEHFVPGGAANVARNICHFGAQVKLVGVVGQDDWGRRILESLGQLGADCSAVLCVPDRPTTIKTRILSHNQQMLRVDREETSPLSPQTEQELIDRAEELLSGCDAVILSDYAKGVLTSTVVTRLIEAARRQQIPLFVDPKGRDYRRYRNAFGLTPNAREAAEASGAETSTLQGLLEAAHTIRQTTNCDLLVITRGADGLALFYKSEAPELIPSVAREVFDVTGAGDTFVAFLAMGIGARLAPSEAARIANAAAGIVVGKSGAATVSQEELSMAISGDTSLRKTCHVAALRELGESLRRAGKRIVFTNGCFDFIHAGHVAMLQQAKALGDVLVVATNSDETIHRLKGAPRPIIKQRQREKLLAAIEAVDYVVVFEEPTPHKLLELLRPDFLVKGRNYSHDEVEGWEIVESYGGKVVLLDVIEDISTRKLVERVENRDK is encoded by the coding sequence ATGAAATCTGACTGCATTCGTGAAGAAGGGGAAATCCTGCAACGGCTGGCACGCACACGCCTGCTTGTCGTTGGGGATTTGATTTGTGATCACTATATTCGGGGCGTCACCGAACGGACCTCTCCCGAGGCACCTGTGCCGATCGTGGTCGTACGCGAGGAACATTTCGTCCCCGGCGGCGCGGCAAATGTGGCGAGGAACATTTGCCATTTCGGAGCGCAAGTAAAACTCGTCGGTGTCGTGGGGCAGGACGATTGGGGACGCCGAATCCTCGAGTCGCTTGGGCAACTTGGCGCGGATTGCTCAGCCGTCCTTTGTGTACCCGACCGCCCAACCACTATCAAAACGCGGATCCTGAGCCATAATCAGCAGATGCTCCGGGTGGACCGAGAAGAAACTTCTCCCCTGTCGCCGCAAACAGAACAGGAGCTTATTGACCGAGCGGAAGAGTTGCTCTCCGGGTGCGACGCAGTTATCCTGTCCGACTATGCCAAAGGGGTCCTGACCTCCACCGTGGTCACGCGACTGATCGAGGCAGCACGCCGTCAGCAGATTCCGCTTTTTGTGGATCCAAAGGGGCGCGACTACCGCCGTTACCGCAATGCTTTTGGTTTGACTCCCAATGCGCGGGAAGCCGCGGAAGCAAGTGGGGCGGAGACTTCTACCCTGCAGGGGCTGCTCGAGGCAGCGCACACCATCCGCCAAACAACGAATTGCGATTTGTTGGTGATCACCCGCGGAGCGGACGGTTTGGCTCTCTTTTACAAGTCTGAAGCCCCCGAATTGATTCCCTCAGTGGCCCGTGAGGTCTTCGACGTGACAGGAGCGGGCGACACGTTCGTCGCATTTTTGGCGATGGGGATCGGAGCCCGACTCGCCCCGAGCGAGGCGGCTCGAATCGCGAATGCAGCCGCGGGGATTGTCGTCGGAAAGTCAGGCGCAGCGACAGTCTCCCAAGAGGAACTCTCGATGGCAATCTCGGGGGACACGTCCTTACGCAAAACCTGCCACGTGGCTGCACTACGCGAGTTGGGTGAATCCCTTCGCCGGGCTGGGAAAAGAATCGTTTTCACCAATGGCTGCTTCGACTTCATTCACGCGGGGCACGTAGCCATGCTCCAGCAAGCAAAAGCGCTTGGCGACGTACTTGTGGTGGCGACAAACAGCGACGAAACGATCCACCGTCTCAAGGGAGCGCCACGCCCCATCATTAAGCAGCGCCAGCGTGAGAAGCTTTTGGCTGCGATTGAAGCGGTGGACTATGTCGTGGTGTTTGAGGAGCCAACGCCACACAAGCTGTTGGAGCTTCTCCGACCCGACTTTCTTGTCAAGGGACGCAACTACTCCCACGACGAGGTCGAGGGATGGGAGATCGTCGAAAGCTACGGTGGAAAAGTGGTCTTGCTCGACGTCATCGAGGACATCTCCACTCGTAAGTTAGTGGAACGTGTCGAGAACCGTGACAAATAG
- a CDS encoding Hydroxylamine reductase, which translates to MSMYCDQCEQTFRGIACTDIGVCGKDPDMESLQKILLYGLKGMAAYKHHARRLGKTDPEIESFIEEGLFATVTNVNFDIESLLELVLECGRMNLKTMQLLNDGHVETFGKPTPVEITEGIQEGPGILVTGHDLVDLRDLLEQVKGTDIKVYTHGEMMPAHMYPGLRKYPNLAGHYGGAWQKQRDEFERFGGPILGTTNCVLIPRPDNTYLDRFFTTRVTAVPGAKRLKTNDFSAVIERAKQIGPLKPTPTKKSTIGFHYTVLLDVADKIVEAVKAGKIRRFFVIGGCDGAEPGRNYFSEFARLTPPDTLILTLGCGKYRIRDNDYGTFKLNGLEIPRLLDMGQCNDAYGAIQVALALAKVFGCGVNDLPLTLNISWFEQKAVAVLLTLLYLGVRGIRLGPALPAFITPNVLRLLQEKYDLKGISPDPRKDLAEAIGVPVA; encoded by the coding sequence ATGAGCATGTACTGCGACCAGTGCGAACAGACGTTCCGAGGAATCGCCTGCACGGATATCGGAGTTTGTGGGAAAGACCCCGACATGGAATCCCTCCAGAAGATTCTTCTTTACGGGCTGAAAGGCATGGCTGCCTACAAACACCACGCTCGTCGGCTCGGAAAAACCGACCCAGAGATCGAGTCCTTCATCGAAGAGGGCCTCTTCGCCACGGTCACCAACGTGAACTTTGATATCGAGAGCCTGCTCGAGCTGGTGCTCGAATGTGGCCGGATGAACCTCAAGACGATGCAGCTTCTCAACGACGGCCACGTCGAAACTTTCGGCAAGCCCACGCCCGTCGAAATTACAGAGGGGATCCAAGAAGGTCCCGGAATTCTTGTCACTGGACACGATTTGGTGGATCTCCGCGACCTCTTGGAACAGGTCAAAGGCACGGACATCAAAGTTTACACCCATGGCGAAATGATGCCCGCCCATATGTATCCGGGGCTGCGCAAGTACCCCAACTTGGCGGGTCATTACGGTGGTGCATGGCAGAAGCAGCGCGATGAGTTTGAGCGATTCGGCGGGCCGATCCTCGGCACAACCAACTGTGTCCTGATTCCACGCCCCGACAACACGTATCTTGACCGCTTCTTTACAACTCGTGTGACGGCGGTGCCGGGCGCTAAAAGACTGAAGACAAATGATTTTTCAGCTGTCATTGAGCGTGCCAAGCAAATCGGTCCTCTGAAACCGACTCCCACTAAGAAATCCACCATTGGGTTCCACTACACGGTGCTTCTCGACGTGGCTGATAAGATTGTGGAAGCGGTGAAGGCGGGCAAAATCCGACGGTTCTTCGTTATCGGTGGCTGCGATGGGGCAGAGCCGGGGCGCAACTATTTCAGCGAGTTTGCACGGCTTACTCCGCCTGATACGCTTATCCTCACTCTCGGCTGCGGAAAGTACCGCATCCGCGACAATGACTACGGTACCTTCAAACTCAACGGGTTGGAGATCCCCCGTCTGCTTGACATGGGGCAGTGCAACGACGCCTACGGCGCGATTCAGGTGGCCCTTGCTCTCGCAAAAGTGTTTGGCTGCGGCGTCAATGATCTGCCGCTTACCCTCAACATCAGCTGGTTTGAGCAGAAAGCCGTGGCAGTGCTTCTCACCCTACTCTATCTTGGAGTCCGGGGCATCCGTCTGGGGCCCGCGCTCCCGGCATTTATCACGCCGAATGTTCTTCGATTACTTCAGGAGAAGTACGATCTCAAAGGAATCAGCCCGGACCCGCGCAAGGATCTGGCAGAGGCAATTGGAGTGCCAGTTGCCTAA
- a CDS encoding Nitric oxide -responding transcriptional regulator Dnr (Crp/Fnr family), which translates to MDPIAELSRLFLFRNWPREDLSQLLREGRFTNHRQGDVLFEAGESCDQLLVLEAGRVQLFRVAPDGRAIPLHLVNGPALIACAALFLDQCFPASARVVSREARLFRYPGDSFLKMLERRPDLSRRMIAALATRIGELADRLEAGLSQAARTRVARWLSEQPTSRQQDGKRVIVLSEPKKVIANTLSMTPETFSRELAHLRQEGIIEVHGRTIVLADPARLLEI; encoded by the coding sequence ATGGATCCAATTGCTGAACTCTCTCGGCTTTTCTTGTTTCGAAATTGGCCCCGTGAGGATCTCTCGCAACTGTTGCGAGAAGGACGCTTCACAAATCACAGGCAGGGAGATGTGCTCTTTGAGGCTGGCGAAAGCTGCGACCAACTACTTGTCTTAGAAGCGGGTCGGGTTCAGTTGTTCCGTGTAGCCCCGGATGGTCGGGCGATTCCGCTGCATCTTGTGAATGGCCCCGCGTTGATCGCATGCGCTGCTTTATTTCTCGATCAATGTTTTCCAGCTTCAGCCCGCGTCGTCTCCCGGGAAGCGCGCCTATTTCGTTATCCCGGCGATTCCTTCCTCAAAATGCTGGAGCGGCGCCCGGATCTGTCCCGACGCATGATTGCCGCGCTTGCAACGCGTATCGGCGAACTTGCGGACCGACTCGAAGCTGGCCTCAGTCAAGCAGCGCGGACGCGCGTTGCGCGCTGGTTGAGCGAACAACCGACTTCCCGCCAGCAGGACGGAAAACGAGTCATTGTCCTAAGTGAACCAAAGAAGGTAATTGCAAACACGCTGAGCATGACCCCCGAGACGTTTTCCCGTGAGCTTGCTCATCTTCGGCAGGAAGGCATTATAGAGGTTCATGGGCGAACCATCGTGCTCGCGGATCCAGCGCGGCTGCTGGAGATCTAA